The DNA region ACCAGTAACTACTATTTTTTCTCCATCTTTTTCAACTCGGAGAGAACATCCCATAGGACAGGAAGTACAAATGAGTTGTTTAGATTCCTTCGATTGAGCTTCCGACAATTTCAACAATGACTTCTCCTCCTTCTTCAGGCCAATGTATATTTTTAAGGTCATAGCGAACCATCTCACTAGGGCGACAGACGGCTACTCTTTTTTGATCAAATACTTTTCCTTGAGTTCTAAATTGAACTTCCCCATCACGGAAACTTTGGTCAGGACGAATAAATAACCAACCATCATTAACTTGCCGAACTCGTTGTGGGATAACTAAACCTACTCCTGACCCGGGATTCAATTGATACTTTATTGGTTTTTTATCTCTATTTTCAGCGGCTGACTGACCGGCTTTTTGTGACACCAAAGTGACATAATCGACTAAATCGAAAACTGAAGCGACATTTCCACAGGCATATATCCCATCAAGGTCAGTAGAGAAATTTTCATCAACAAAAGGCCCATGACTAAAATGACACAGAGAAACACCAGCTTTTCGAGATATTTCATTTTCAGGAAGGAGTCCTACCGAAAGAAGAAGGGTGTCACAGCTTAATAACCTTTCGGTTCCTGGAATTGGTTGCCAAGATTGATCAACTCGACTTATTTCTACTCCCTCGACTCGTTCTTTACCAAAAATGTTGGTTACTGTGTGAGAAAGTAATAGAGGAAGCTCAAAGTCAAGCAAACACTGCACATAATTCCGGATAAGACCGCTTAATGAAGGCCGTACCTCTACCACCGCTTCTACTTTGACACCTTCAAGGGTTAACCTGCGGGCCATAATTAAGCCAATATCCCCTGATCCTAAAATAACCACTTTCTTCCCCGGCAAATAACCTTCAATATTGACTAGATACTGAGCTAAGCCTGCAGTATAGATTCCAGCTGGACGAAATCCAGGGATAAAAATCATCCCTCTGGTTTTTTCCCGACATCCCATGCTGAGTATGACTGATTCACTATAGAATTCCCAAACACCTTTTGGGTTAACCGCAGTTATTTTTTTATTTGGGGTAAGGTCAAGTACAGTTGTTTCAGTCATCACCTCTATTGAGGTTTTGGCTAATTGATCAATATATCGGGCAGCGTATTCAGGACCAGTCAGTTCTTCTCCAAATATTTGCAAACCAAAACCGGGATGAATACACTGATTCAATATTCCTCCCAAGTAATCATTTCTTTCTAAGACAAATATTTTCCGGGTACCGTGGTTCCAAGCAGATAGTGCTGATGCCATACCTGCTGGCCCTCCCCCAATAACGACGACATCACAATCAATGTGGTGTGGCATGAGTATTAACCACCTTTTTCGTTTCACCAACAAGTAAATTCGAATTTTTATCCGATTTTAATAAGTCTTGAATACCGATGTTTAATAAATTCATAACTATAGAAGGAAGATGCATTTGACAAAAACTTCCCTGGCAGCGTCCAGCGGTAACCCTGATTCTTCGTTTTAAACCGTCCATAGTTCGAGCCGGAGGGTTCATTCTTAAGGCATATTTAACTTCCGCCAGGGTGACTTCTTCACACCGGCAGACAATCTGACCCCAATCGGGATCTTGGGCAATAAGTTCCTCGCGTTTTTTCCAATCACAATCATGAAATACAGGAAAAGCTTTTCTAAAAATTATCTGGTCTTTTTCTTTTAATGATAATCCTTGCTGAATCAGTAATTCTCCCACATATTCTGCTATTCCTGGAGAAGCTGTAAGACCTGGTGATTCAATCCCACACAGGTGAATTAAACCTGGATGCTTTTTGGAAACAAAGATAAGGAAATCTCTTTCGGGCAAGGTAGGCCGAATGCCAGCAAAAATCTGAATAGTTTGATTGAAAGGAAATCGAGGCACTAGCTTTTGAGCACCAGCCCTGACTTCATTCAACCCTTGAGATGTGGTCGAGGTATCGTCAGCACAACTCGATTCAAAGTTTGGCCCAGCTAAAATATTCCCTTCTGGGGTTGGTGAAACAAGGATACCTTTACTTAATGAGTTAGGAACTGGATAGAGAATTTTTTTCACCAAGCCCTGGCTTTCTTTATCAAGCAAAAAATATTCACCTTTAAATGTTGAAAAAACCGGAATCTGATCCCCTGATTTTTTAGCTATTTTTGCTGATGATAGACCAGCAGCATTGACAACATATGAAGCTTCATAATTTTC from Candidatus Atribacteria bacterium ADurb.Bin276 includes:
- the hcnC gene encoding Hydrogen cyanide synthase subunit HcnC precursor — its product is MKKAYDVIIIGGGVVGCAIAWFLSHFDLKILLLERELDVCCGISKANTGIIHSRSYLTPGTVKGELHQRALSWFPKIEKELDFHPSVTGALTVAFNQDDLNYLKSLKNIGKYDDAEILSPQESLILEPNLSDRIVATYYDPHAAVASPFRLTLAFAEGAALNGVEFHFDSSVEGFDHQGKKIIVHTPNENYEASYVVNAAGLSSAKIAKKSGDQIPVFSTFKGEYFLLDKESQGLVKKILYPVPNSLSKGILVSPTPEGNILAGPNFESSCADDTSTTSQGLNEVRAGAQKLVPRFPFNQTIQIFAGIRPTLPERDFLIFVSKKHPGLIHLCGIESPGLTASPGIAEYVGELLIQQGLSLKEKDQIIFRKAFPVFHDCDWKKREELIAQDPDWGQIVCRCEEVTLAEVKYALRMNPPARTMDGLKRRIRVTAGRCQGSFCQMHLPSIVMNLLNIGIQDLLKSDKNSNLLVGETKKVVNTHATPH
- the bedA gene encoding Benzene 1,2-dioxygenase system ferredoxin--NAD(+) reductase subunit produces the protein MPHHIDCDVVVIGGGPAGMASALSAWNHGTRKIFVLERNDYLGGILNQCIHPGFGLQIFGEELTGPEYAARYIDQLAKTSIEVMTETTVLDLTPNKKITAVNPKGVWEFYSESVILSMGCREKTRGMIFIPGFRPAGIYTAGLAQYLVNIEGYLPGKKVVILGSGDIGLIMARRLTLEGVKVEAVVEVRPSLSGLIRNYVQCLLDFELPLLLSHTVTNIFGKERVEGVEISRVDQSWQPIPGTERLLSCDTLLLSVGLLPENEISRKAGVSLCHFSHGPFVDENFSTDLDGIYACGNVASVFDLVDYVTLVSQKAGQSAAENRDKKPIKYQLNPGSGVGLVIPQRVRQVNDGWLFIRPDQSFRDGEVQFRTQGKVFDQKRVAVCRPSEMVRYDLKNIHWPEEGGEVIVEIVGSSIEGI